From Chryseobacterium shandongense, the proteins below share one genomic window:
- a CDS encoding DoxX family protein translates to METKNISRVALGAFLITAGIGHLTFARKEFQAQVPEWVPLDKDDTVVYSGIAEIALGTAVIVTPKKYRNTMGKIVAGFFAAVLPGNIAQYKNRRDSFGLNTDNQRFARLFMQAPLIAWALKSTDE, encoded by the coding sequence ATGGAAACGAAAAACATTTCGAGAGTTGCTCTTGGGGCATTTCTCATTACAGCAGGAATCGGACATCTCACATTTGCAAGAAAAGAATTTCAGGCCCAGGTTCCCGAATGGGTTCCTCTGGATAAGGATGATACGGTTGTCTATTCCGGAATTGCTGAAATAGCATTGGGAACGGCAGTGATTGTAACACCCAAAAAGTATAGGAACACAATGGGAAAAATTGTAGCCGGCTTTTTTGCAGCGGTGCTTCCGGGAAATATTGCCCAATATAAAAACAGACGTGATTCTTTCGGATTAAACACCGATAATCAAAGATTTGCAAGGCTTTTTATGCAGGCTCCCCTTATTGCATGGGCATTGAAATCCACTGATGAATAA